The following proteins come from a genomic window of Hydractinia symbiolongicarpus strain clone_291-10 chromosome 2, HSymV2.1, whole genome shotgun sequence:
- the LOC130629636 gene encoding uncharacterized protein LOC130629636 isoform X1 produces the protein MLRISTDNLAKTAFDFFLESIRSCGIPGRMRADGGSEFNHVESFMKLANGQNRESFMRGKSVHNQRIERLWKDVHEKVVAKYKDTFLHMENHDILDVEDPIHMFCLHHTFAKRIDRDLQKWKDAHNNHKMRTEHHQTPLQLWISGGIFSQQFQSTAMDNIHRRSLREIEDLITRFLRSNRLIEPSGITAVLQRFPAPLTAVKLQLLEQSINTQADSDQYGIDIYIKVVEFVRNNR, from the exons ATGCTTAGAATATCAACAGATAACTTGGCGAAAACGGCTTTTGATTTTTTCCTCGAAAGTATAAGATCTTGTGGAATTCCTGGGAGAATGCGCGCTGATGGGGGAAGCGAATTTAACCACGTAGAATCTTTCATGAAATTAGCGAATGGACAGAATAGAGAGAGTTTTATGAGGGGGAAGTCGGTTCATAATCAAAGAATCGAAAGATTGTGGAAAGACGTCCACGAAAAGGTTGTTGCTAAGTATAAAGATACGTTTCTCCATATGGAAAAT CATGACATCTTAGACGTAGAGGATCCCATAcacatgttttgtttacatcacacATTTGCAAAACGCATTGATCGAGACTTGCAGAAATGGAAGGATGCGCATAACAACCATAAAATGCGAACGGAACATCACCAGACACCTCTTCAGCTTTGGATCAGTGGAGGAATTTTTTCACAGCAATTTCAATCGACAGCGATGGATAACATTCACCGCAGAAGTTTACGTGAAATAGAGGATTTAATTACAAGGTTTTTACGGAGTAATCGTCTGATAGAACCTAGCGGTATTACAGCTGTTTTACAAAGATTCCCCGCACCATTGACAGCGGTGAAACTACAACTATTAGAGCAAAGTATTAACACCCAAGCCGATTCCGATCAATATGGGATTGACATATATATAAAAGTAGTGGAATTTGTACGTAATAATCGCTGA
- the LOC130629636 gene encoding uncharacterized protein LOC130629636 isoform X2: protein MRWSLEKISKGVVSGVLPEKLENCDVVVQHVVHKMGFRIRKKITSELGSVDAVVESRSNNRSRYIMMCPVSGCDYQGQHVDSHLVSLHQWTRYHGRFFKSRQIRMFNFIMKLSHHGQHKPLPCSLCGRYLDRSDTHLKKTHGIATKKVPVSMQKARKLALKHAKSKSKQFDPT, encoded by the exons ATGCGGTGGTCACTTGAGAAAATAAGCAAAG GTGTAGTGTCTGGGGTATTGCCTGAAAAATTGGAAAACTGCGATGTTGTTGTGCAGCATGTAGTACATAAAAT GGGTTTtcgtataagaaaaaaaataacatcagaACTTGGGAGTGTTGACGCTGTTGTGGAGAGCAGAAGCAACAATAGATCTCGATACATTATGATGTGTCCTGTCAGTGGTTGTGACTATCAAGGGCAACACGTTGATAGCCATCTGGTGTCGTTACATCAATGGACAAGATACCATggacgatttttcaaatctCGTCAAATTCGGATGTTCAATTTCATAATGAAACTTTCCCATCAcggtcagcataagccattacCATGTTCTTTATGCGGACG TTATCTCGACCGTTCGGACACCCATTTAAAAAAGACACATGGAATAGCTACCAAAAAGGTTCCTGTAAGCATGCAGAAGGCACGGAAACTCGCGTTGAAACACGCAAAATCAAAGTCAAAACAATTTGATCCTACGTAG